Proteins co-encoded in one Candidatus Thiodictyon syntrophicum genomic window:
- the acs gene encoding acetate--CoA ligase has protein sequence MSQDKIYPIPEEIAAKAHINAAQYEAMYKQSLADPETFWAAQAQEFVTWSKPWDSVLDWSFDAENLHINWFKGGKLNVSYNCLDRHLATRGDQVALIWEGDNPAEDRKITYRELHAEVNKFANVLKAHGVKKGDRVCIYMPMIPEASVAMLACTRVGAVHSIVFGGFSPDSLRDRILDSDCRVVITADESMRGGRSVPLKKNVDTALEECPSVGTAIVVRRTGGKVAWKEGRDVWYHEEMAKAAPVCEPEEMDAEDPLFLLYTSGSTGKPKGVLHTTGGYLVFAAMTHKYVFDYQEGEIYWCTADVGWVTGHTYIVYGPLTNGATSLMFEGIPNYPDMSRFWQVVDKHQVNIFYTAPTAIRSLMRAGEDPVKKTSRKSLRILGSVGEPINPEAWEWYHRVVGDERCPIVDTWWQTETGGHLITPLPGATALKPGSATKPFFGVVPALVDAATGTLIDGPGEGALVITQPWPAQMRTVYGDHQRYVDTYFKQYPGYYFTGDGARRDQDGYYWITGRIDDVLNVSGHRLGTAEIESALVLHPHVAEAAVVGYPHDIKGQGIYAYVTPMQGVEGTDDLKKELVAMVRGEIGPIAIVDIIQWAPSLPKTRSGKIMRRILRKIAANEIDSLGDTSTLADPTVVNDLIEGRANK, from the coding sequence ATGTCGCAAGATAAAATTTACCCCATCCCCGAGGAAATCGCCGCCAAGGCCCACATCAACGCGGCGCAGTACGAGGCGATGTACAAGCAGTCGCTTGCGGACCCGGAGACCTTCTGGGCCGCCCAGGCGCAAGAATTCGTGACCTGGTCCAAGCCCTGGGACTCGGTGCTGGACTGGAGTTTCGACGCGGAGAACCTGCACATCAACTGGTTCAAGGGCGGCAAGCTCAACGTCTCCTACAACTGCCTGGACCGCCACCTGGCGACCCGCGGCGACCAGGTCGCACTGATCTGGGAGGGCGACAACCCGGCCGAGGACCGCAAGATCACCTACCGCGAACTGCACGCGGAGGTCAATAAATTCGCCAACGTGCTCAAGGCCCACGGGGTCAAGAAGGGCGATCGGGTCTGCATCTACATGCCGATGATCCCGGAGGCGTCGGTGGCCATGCTCGCCTGCACCCGGGTCGGTGCCGTCCACTCCATCGTCTTCGGCGGCTTCTCCCCGGACAGCCTGCGCGACCGCATCCTGGACTCCGACTGTCGGGTGGTCATCACCGCCGATGAGAGTATGCGCGGCGGGCGCAGCGTGCCCCTGAAGAAGAACGTGGACACCGCGCTCGAGGAGTGCCCCAGCGTCGGCACCGCGATCGTGGTGCGCCGTACCGGCGGCAAGGTGGCCTGGAAGGAGGGCCGCGACGTGTGGTACCACGAGGAGATGGCCAAGGCCGCCCCGGTCTGCGAACCCGAGGAGATGGACGCCGAGGACCCGCTCTTCCTCCTCTACACCTCCGGTTCCACCGGCAAGCCCAAGGGGGTGCTGCATACCACCGGCGGCTATCTGGTCTTCGCCGCCATGACCCACAAGTATGTCTTCGACTACCAGGAGGGCGAAATCTACTGGTGCACCGCGGACGTGGGCTGGGTCACCGGCCACACCTATATCGTCTACGGGCCCCTGACCAACGGCGCTACGTCCTTGATGTTCGAGGGTATCCCCAACTATCCGGACATGTCGCGCTTCTGGCAGGTGGTGGACAAGCACCAGGTCAACATCTTCTACACCGCCCCCACCGCCATCCGCTCACTGATGCGCGCCGGCGAAGACCCGGTCAAGAAGACCTCGCGCAAGTCGCTGCGCATCCTGGGTTCGGTGGGTGAGCCGATCAACCCGGAGGCCTGGGAGTGGTACCATCGGGTGGTGGGCGACGAGCGCTGCCCGATCGTGGATACCTGGTGGCAGACCGAGACCGGCGGCCACCTGATCACCCCCCTGCCGGGCGCCACCGCACTCAAACCCGGTTCCGCCACCAAGCCCTTCTTCGGCGTGGTCCCGGCCCTGGTGGACGCGGCCACCGGCACCCTGATCGATGGTCCTGGGGAGGGCGCGCTGGTCATCACCCAGCCCTGGCCGGCCCAGATGCGTACCGTTTACGGCGATCATCAGCGCTACGTCGACACCTACTTCAAGCAGTATCCCGGTTACTACTTTACCGGTGACGGCGCCCGCCGCGATCAGGACGGCTACTACTGGATCACCGGGCGCATCGACGACGTGCTCAATGTCTCCGGCCACCGCCTGGGGACCGCGGAGATCGAGTCGGCCCTGGTGCTGCACCCCCATGTGGCGGAGGCGGCGGTGGTGGGCTACCCTCACGACATCAAGGGCCAGGGCATCTACGCCTATGTGACCCCGATGCAGGGTGTCGAGGGCACGGATGACCTCAAGAAGGAACTGGTGGCCATGGTGCGCGGGGAGATCGGACCCATCGCCATCGTGGATATCATCCAGTGGGCGCCAAGCCTGCCGAAGACCCGTTCGGGCAAGATCATGCGCCGCATCCTGCGCAAGATCGCGGCCAACGAGATCGACAGCCTGGGCGACACCTCGACCCTGGCCGACCCGACCGTGGTCAATGACCTGATCGAGGGCCGCGCCAACAAGTAG
- a CDS encoding NYN domain-containing protein: protein MSSHRRVGVFVDAENVRYNGGYQMRYDVLRRFAARENGVLQRLNTYMAFDAERAREDMEYAKKSRIYQQMVRDFGWKITVKLVRRYTDEAGNVTTKANADLDMAVDAMLQADKLDQVLLVTGDGDFIQVVNALQNKGCRVELIGFKNVSRDLQREVDAFYSGFLIPDLVPVSYEPRNEWGKSGSCVRGVCTKWIADKGYGFLRIMDHISPNLWVTDPRGEGSPYASVFCHVNELADDVTEDLLMNRETVLEFYVNESEQKDNGLVAKNVRLAFSVNR from the coding sequence TTGAGTTCTCATCGTCGTGTTGGGGTCTTTGTCGATGCCGAGAATGTGCGTTACAACGGCGGCTACCAGATGCGTTATGACGTTCTGCGCCGCTTTGCGGCCCGCGAGAACGGGGTCCTGCAACGTTTGAATACCTATATGGCCTTCGACGCCGAGCGCGCGCGCGAAGACATGGAGTACGCGAAAAAGTCGCGCATCTATCAGCAGATGGTGCGGGATTTCGGCTGGAAAATCACCGTCAAGCTGGTACGCCGCTACACTGACGAGGCCGGTAACGTCACCACCAAGGCCAATGCGGACCTGGACATGGCGGTGGATGCCATGCTCCAGGCCGACAAGCTTGACCAGGTGTTGCTCGTCACCGGCGACGGCGACTTCATCCAGGTGGTTAATGCGTTGCAAAACAAGGGCTGTCGGGTGGAGTTGATCGGTTTCAAGAACGTCTCCCGCGATCTCCAGCGCGAGGTTGACGCCTTCTACTCCGGCTTCCTGATCCCCGACCTGGTGCCCGTCTCCTACGAACCGCGCAATGAGTGGGGCAAGTCCGGCTCCTGCGTGCGCGGGGTCTGCACCAAGTGGATCGCCGACAAAGGCTACGGTTTTCTGCGTATCATGGACCACATCTCCCCCAACCTGTGGGTCACCGACCCCCGGGGCGAGGGCTCGCCCTACGCCAGTGTCTTCTGTCACGTCAACGAGTTGGCAGACGACGTCACGGAGGACCTGCTGATGAACCGGGAGACCGTGCTGGAGTTCTACGTCAACGAGAGCGAGCAGAAGGACAACGGACTGGTGGCCAAGAACGTCAGGCTCGCATTTTCGGTCAACAGATAA
- the pilB gene encoding type IV-A pilus assembly ATPase PilB, giving the protein MATNQTTMKPSGLAWRLVRDRLLTEDQATTATTEALRRREPFVKYLVDQKVLDSRRIAIAASHEFGVPLLDLSALELVDMPLNLVDEKLIRKHRALPLFRRGNRIFLALSDPTNGQALEEIRFNTGLATDAVLVEEDKLAAAIDRAIDAQDTTMTDLMDTDLDNLDIAADDEDQHDDSDLNVDDAPVVRYVNKILVDAITNSASDIHFEPYEKYFRIRFRQDGLLREVANPPLNIAARLVARLKVMSRMNIAERRVPQDGRIKLKLSRTRDIDFRVNTLPCLHGEKVVLRILDSTSAQVGIDALGFEPEQRDLFLAAIKKPYGMILVTGPTGSGKTVSLYSAINILNAPDVNISTVEDPVEIQVAGINQVNMNPKTGLTFASALRAFLRQDPDILMVGEIRDLETAEIAVKAAQTGHMVLSTLHTNDAPQTLTRLANMGVAPFNIASSILLIMAQRLTRKLCPSCKQPEEVPREALREEGFTEADLDEGITVYRPVGCERCTKGYKGRIGIFQVMKVSEAIGRLIMEGGNALQLAEQAAREGVANLRQSGLRKVKAGITSLEEINRVTKD; this is encoded by the coding sequence ATGGCGACCAATCAGACCACCATGAAACCGTCGGGCCTGGCGTGGCGCCTGGTGCGGGATCGCTTGCTGACCGAGGACCAGGCGACCACCGCGACCACCGAGGCACTGCGGCGCCGCGAGCCCTTCGTCAAGTACTTAGTCGATCAGAAGGTGCTCGACAGTCGGCGCATTGCCATCGCGGCCTCCCACGAGTTTGGTGTACCGCTCCTGGACTTGAGCGCGCTGGAACTGGTCGACATGCCGCTGAATCTGGTCGACGAGAAGCTGATCCGCAAGCACCGGGCACTGCCCTTGTTCCGTCGCGGCAACCGCATCTTCCTCGCCCTGTCCGACCCGACCAATGGTCAGGCCTTGGAGGAAATTCGTTTCAACACCGGGCTCGCCACGGACGCGGTCCTGGTGGAGGAGGACAAACTCGCGGCGGCCATCGATCGTGCCATCGATGCCCAGGACACCACCATGACGGACCTCATGGATACGGACCTGGACAACCTCGATATCGCCGCGGACGACGAGGACCAACACGACGACTCCGATCTCAATGTCGATGATGCACCGGTGGTGCGCTACGTCAACAAGATCCTGGTGGACGCCATCACCAACAGTGCCTCGGACATCCACTTCGAGCCCTATGAAAAGTACTTCCGCATCCGTTTTCGTCAGGACGGTCTGCTGCGCGAGGTCGCCAACCCGCCGCTCAACATCGCCGCGCGTCTGGTCGCCCGGCTCAAGGTCATGTCGCGGATGAACATCGCCGAGCGCCGGGTCCCGCAGGACGGGCGCATCAAGCTCAAGCTCAGCCGCACCCGTGATATCGACTTCCGCGTCAACACCCTGCCGTGCCTGCACGGGGAGAAGGTGGTGCTGCGGATTCTGGACTCCACCTCGGCCCAGGTCGGGATCGATGCGCTGGGCTTCGAGCCGGAGCAGCGCGACCTCTTCCTCGCCGCCATCAAGAAGCCCTACGGGATGATCCTGGTCACGGGCCCCACGGGCTCCGGCAAGACCGTTTCCCTCTATAGCGCGATCAACATCCTCAACGCGCCGGATGTCAACATCTCAACGGTCGAGGACCCGGTAGAGATTCAGGTGGCGGGGATCAACCAGGTCAACATGAACCCAAAAACGGGGCTGACCTTCGCCTCCGCGCTACGCGCCTTTCTCCGCCAGGATCCGGACATCCTGATGGTCGGGGAGATCCGCGACCTGGAGACCGCCGAGATCGCGGTCAAGGCCGCCCAGACCGGACACATGGTGCTCTCCACCCTGCACACCAACGACGCCCCACAGACGCTCACCCGACTGGCCAATATGGGTGTGGCGCCGTTCAACATTGCCTCCTCGATCCTGCTGATCATGGCCCAGCGCCTGACCCGTAAATTGTGCCCAAGCTGCAAGCAGCCCGAGGAGGTACCGCGCGAGGCCCTGCGCGAGGAGGGGTTCACGGAAGCCGATCTCGACGAGGGCATCACCGTCTACCGCCCGGTCGGCTGCGAACGCTGCACCAAGGGCTATAAGGGACGAATCGGGATTTTTCAGGTCATGAAGGTATCCGAGGCGATCGGGCGCCTCATCATGGAGGGCGGCAACGCGCTCCAGTTGGCCGAACAGGCAGCGCGCGAAGGGGTCGCAAACTTGCGGCAATCCGGGCTGCGCAAGGTCAAGGCCGGAATCACCAGCCTTGAAGAGATCAACCGAGTCACGAAGGACTGA
- a CDS encoding type II secretion system F family protein — MALAAAQRPRPKPKAPPKAEKAYVFVWEGTDRRGGRVKGETRASSITTVRADLRRQGVNPTKVRKKAQSLFSGRKKIGAGDIAIFSRQLATMMAAGVPLVQSFDIVGRGHDNAAMQDLILAIKQDIESGTAMAEALGKHPLYFDDLFCNLVAAGEQAGVLDILLDKIAVYKEKTESIKGKIKKALFYPTAVIAVAILVTVVILIFVIPQFKELFSSFGADLPAFTLAVIAMSDVLREWWWAVFLVVAGAIWAIGYVFKRSRKFREIVDRTLLKIPIIGVILNKASLARFARTLSTMFAAGVPLVEALESVSGATGNIVYQEAVLKMREEVATGQSLQLSMRQRNLFPHMVIQMTAIGEESGALDEMLAKVADFYEEQVDNAVDSLSSLLEPMIMVVIGGLVGSLVVAMYLPIFKLASVV; from the coding sequence ATGGCACTGGCAGCAGCGCAGAGGCCCAGGCCTAAACCCAAGGCCCCGCCCAAGGCTGAAAAGGCCTATGTTTTCGTTTGGGAAGGAACCGACCGCCGCGGCGGCCGTGTCAAAGGCGAAACCCGCGCCTCGAGCATCACGACGGTGCGCGCCGACCTGCGCCGCCAGGGGGTAAACCCCACAAAAGTCAGGAAAAAGGCCCAGTCGCTCTTCAGCGGCAGAAAGAAGATCGGCGCCGGTGACATCGCCATCTTCAGCCGCCAACTGGCGACCATGATGGCCGCCGGTGTGCCCTTGGTGCAGTCCTTCGACATCGTCGGCCGCGGACACGACAACGCGGCCATGCAGGACTTGATCCTCGCCATCAAGCAGGATATCGAGAGCGGCACCGCCATGGCGGAGGCCCTGGGCAAGCACCCACTCTATTTCGATGACCTGTTCTGCAATCTGGTCGCCGCCGGTGAGCAGGCCGGTGTGCTGGACATCCTGTTGGACAAGATTGCGGTCTACAAGGAAAAAACCGAATCCATCAAGGGCAAGATCAAGAAAGCCCTGTTCTATCCCACGGCGGTCATTGCCGTCGCCATCCTCGTCACGGTGGTGATCCTGATCTTCGTCATCCCTCAGTTCAAGGAACTGTTCAGCAGCTTCGGGGCGGACCTGCCGGCCTTCACCCTGGCGGTCATCGCCATGTCAGACGTGCTGCGGGAGTGGTGGTGGGCGGTTTTTCTGGTCGTTGCCGGGGCAATCTGGGCGATCGGCTATGTCTTCAAGCGCTCCCGCAAGTTTCGCGAGATCGTCGACCGCACGCTCCTGAAGATCCCGATCATCGGCGTTATCCTCAATAAGGCATCATTGGCGCGCTTTGCCCGGACCCTATCCACCATGTTCGCCGCCGGTGTCCCCTTGGTGGAGGCACTGGAATCGGTGTCCGGCGCCACCGGCAACATCGTCTATCAGGAGGCGGTGCTCAAGATGCGCGAGGAGGTGGCCACCGGCCAGTCCCTGCAACTGTCCATGCGGCAGCGCAACCTGTTTCCCCACATGGTGATCCAGATGACTGCCATCGGCGAGGAGTCCGGCGCCCTGGACGAGATGCTCGCCAAGGTCGCCGACTTCTACGAGGAGCAGGTGGACAATGCCGTCGACAGTCTCAGCAGCCTCTTGGAGCCGATGATCATGGTGGTCATCGGCGGCCTGGTGGGCAGCCTGGTGGTGGCCATGTACCTGCCGATCTTCAAGCTTGCCTCCGTGGTGTGA
- a CDS encoding prepilin peptidase, translating to MLWIEVFNANPGLLYGSALALGLIVGSFLNVVILRLPRMMEASWRRECAELAGVPPADTEPALSLARPPSHCPSCGHRIRALENVPILSYLFLRGRCSACRTRISPRYPLIEGLTAVLTLIVVLRFGLSWQTLVALPLTWGLITLALIDFDTQLLPDSISVPLLWVGLLCSLFGLFTDSASAIIGAAAGYLSLWCVFQLFRLATGKEGMGYGDFKLLALFGAWFGWQFLPQILLLAALAGALLGTLLIVTGRHARGVPMPFGPFLAVAGFICLIWGPQLNAAYLRLAGLA from the coding sequence ATGCTGTGGATCGAGGTCTTCAACGCCAACCCGGGCCTGCTCTACGGGTCCGCCCTGGCCCTGGGGCTGATTGTCGGGAGCTTCCTCAACGTCGTGATCCTGCGCCTGCCGCGGATGATGGAGGCGAGTTGGCGCCGCGAGTGCGCGGAACTCGCCGGGGTCCCGCCGGCCGACACCGAACCAGCGCTCAGCCTGGCCCGACCGCCGTCGCACTGTCCATCCTGCGGCCACCGGATCCGCGCGTTGGAAAACGTCCCCATCCTGAGTTATCTGTTCCTGCGCGGGCGCTGCTCCGCCTGCCGCACACGCATCAGCCCCCGCTACCCGCTGATCGAGGGCCTGACCGCGGTGCTGACCCTGATCGTGGTCCTGCGTTTCGGCCTGAGCTGGCAGACGCTGGTCGCCTTGCCCCTGACCTGGGGACTGATTACGCTCGCGCTCATCGACTTCGACACCCAGTTGCTGCCGGACTCGATCAGCGTCCCGCTCCTTTGGGTCGGTCTGCTGTGCAGCCTGTTCGGACTCTTCACGGACAGCGCCTCCGCAATCATCGGTGCCGCCGCGGGCTATCTGAGCCTGTGGTGCGTCTTCCAGCTCTTTCGGCTGGCCACCGGCAAGGAGGGCATGGGCTACGGCGACTTCAAGCTCCTGGCGCTCTTCGGGGCCTGGTTCGGCTGGCAGTTCCTGCCCCAGATCCTGCTGCTCGCGGCCTTGGCCGGGGCCCTGCTCGGCACCCTGCTCATCGTCACCGGACGGCACGCCCGCGGGGTCCCCATGCCCTTCGGTCCCTTCCTGGCCGTTGCCGGTTTCATCTGTCTGATCTGGGGTCCGCAGCTCAACGCCGCCTATCTGCGCCTCGCCGGCCTGGCGTGA
- the coaE gene encoding dephospho-CoA kinase (Dephospho-CoA kinase (CoaE) performs the final step in coenzyme A biosynthesis.): protein MFRVGLTGGIGSGKSTVAERFAALGAGVIDTDLLARELTEPGTPTLARIGAQFGTVVLPDGSLDRAALRGLVFADPGARARLESILHPPIRGLMLERAACLQTPYVLLVVPLLLESGQESLADRVLVVDCPQAAQIARVCRRSLLAQAEVERIIASQIPRARRVARADDIIDNGGQPAALGPQVERLHRAYLALAAEA from the coding sequence ATGTTTAGGGTCGGGCTCACCGGCGGGATCGGCAGCGGCAAGTCGACCGTGGCCGAACGGTTTGCCGCGCTCGGCGCCGGCGTCATCGACACCGACCTGCTGGCCCGGGAACTGACCGAACCCGGCACCCCGACCCTGGCCCGCATCGGGGCCCAGTTCGGCACCGTCGTGCTGCCCGACGGCAGCCTGGACCGGGCCGCGCTACGCGGCCTGGTCTTTGCCGACCCGGGGGCCCGCGCGCGCCTGGAGTCCATCCTGCACCCGCCGATCCGCGGTCTGATGCTGGAGCGCGCCGCCTGTCTTCAGACGCCCTACGTGCTGCTGGTCGTGCCGCTCCTGTTGGAGAGCGGTCAGGAGTCCCTGGCGGATCGGGTGCTGGTAGTGGACTGCCCGCAAGCGGCCCAGATTGCACGGGTGTGCCGCCGCAGCCTGCTCGCGCAGGCCGAGGTCGAGCGCATCATAGCGAGTCAGATCCCGCGCGCTCGGCGTGTAGCGCGGGCCGACGACATCATCGACAACGGCGGCCAACCCGCGGCCCTGGGGCCCCAGGTCGAGCGGCTGCACCGGGCCTATCTGGCGCTCGCGGCAGAGGCTTAG